A genome region from Fervidobacterium changbaicum includes the following:
- a CDS encoding DegT/DnrJ/EryC1/StrS family aminotransferase: MFKYPLTDDTWGNEELEAINRVIRSRRFTMGPEVEAFESEFARKFGVKHAVMVNSGSSANLIAIAALIYSGRLNRGDEVIVPAVSWSTTYFPLQQYGLKVKFVDIDRNTLNIDLEEVKDAITEKTKAIFAVNLLGNPNEFDKLLKLCKENDIILLEDNCEAMGAVYKGRYTGTIGFIGTFSMFYSHHISTMEGGVAVTNDEELYHYMLAIRAHGWTRNLPKNSAIYRKSDNEFYESFNFIVPGYNLRPLEIEAAIGREQLKKLDRFIEQRRRNAEYFKGRMKELKGFSIQQEVEKSSWFGFAIILDRENKGKRDSIVKFLQENQIEVRPIVAGNFTRNAAIRYFDYEIHSELINADYIHENGFFVGNHSRDLTKEIDMLVEVLRRAIN; this comes from the coding sequence GTGTTTAAGTATCCACTTACCGACGATACGTGGGGTAATGAAGAACTCGAAGCCATAAACAGAGTAATTCGTTCAAGAAGGTTTACAATGGGACCTGAAGTTGAAGCCTTTGAGAGTGAATTTGCCAGGAAATTTGGAGTTAAACATGCTGTTATGGTTAACTCAGGATCATCGGCTAATTTAATAGCCATAGCTGCTTTGATTTATTCGGGAAGATTAAATAGGGGTGACGAGGTTATAGTACCTGCTGTGTCGTGGAGTACTACATATTTTCCGTTGCAACAGTACGGGCTTAAGGTTAAGTTTGTTGACATAGACAGAAATACACTGAACATAGATCTGGAAGAGGTTAAGGATGCAATTACAGAAAAAACGAAGGCTATATTTGCTGTAAATTTGCTAGGGAATCCCAATGAGTTTGACAAACTTCTCAAGCTATGCAAAGAAAATGATATTATCTTGCTTGAAGATAATTGCGAGGCTATGGGAGCGGTCTATAAAGGAAGGTATACTGGTACGATAGGGTTTATCGGAACTTTCTCAATGTTTTACTCACACCATATAAGTACCATGGAAGGCGGAGTCGCGGTTACAAACGATGAAGAACTATACCATTATATGTTAGCAATTCGAGCACATGGATGGACACGAAATCTGCCCAAAAATAGTGCCATTTACCGTAAGTCTGACAATGAGTTTTACGAGAGTTTCAATTTCATTGTTCCAGGATACAACCTTAGACCGCTTGAGATTGAGGCAGCCATAGGTAGAGAACAGCTCAAGAAATTGGATAGGTTTATCGAACAGAGAAGGAGAAATGCGGAATATTTTAAGGGAAGGATGAAGGAGTTAAAAGGCTTCTCGATACAACAAGAGGTAGAAAAAAGTTCATGGTTCGGATTTGCCATTATCCTGGACCGTGAAAACAAAGGAAAGCGAGATAGCATCGTGAAGTTTTTACAAGAGAATCAGATAGAGGTACGACCTATTGTTGCTGGGAATTTTACAAGAAATGCGGCAATCAGGTATTTTGACTACGAAATTCATTCAGAACTTATAAACGCCGACTATATACATGAGAATGGCTTTTTTGTTGGAAACCACTCCAGGGACTTAACAAAGGAGATAGATATGTTAGTTGAAGTTCTGAGAAGAGCCATTAATTAG